The Imtechella halotolerans DNA window GCAGCTTCATTACATACATTGGCAATATCAGCTCCTGAAAAACCTGGTGTTTGTTTCGATAGGAAATCCAAATCTAGGGTCTCTGAAGTTTTGATAGGGCGTAGGTGAACTTCGAAAATTTCTTTTCGTTCATTTAGATCAGGTAGGTCTACATAAATCTGTCTATCAAATCGACCTGCGCGCATTAGAGCCTTGTCAAGTACATCTGCACGGTTTGTAGCAGCTAGTACTATAACATTGGTGTTAGTTCCAAAACCATCCATCTCAGTTAATAGCTGGTTAAGTGTATTTTCACGTTCATCATTTGAACCTGTAAAATTGTTTTTTCCACGTGCTCTACCAATAGCATCGATTTCATCAATGAAAATAATAGCAGGTGATTTTTCTTTTGCTTGTTTGAAAAGGTCACGTACTCGAGAAGCACCAACTCCAACAAACATTTCAACAAAATCAGAACCAGAAAGTGAGAAGAAAGGAACCCTAGCTTCGCCAGCTACAGCCTTGGCAAGTAATGTTTTACCAGTTCCCGGAGGGCCTACTAGTAAAGCACCCTTAGGGATTTTACCTCCTAATGAAGTGTACTTTTCAGGTTGTTTTAGGAATTCTACGATTTCCTGAACCTCCTCTTTAGCTCCTTCTAGGCCTGCAACGTCTTTAAAAGTGACCTTGGTGTCATTCTTTTCATCAAAAAGTTTGGCTTTTGATTTTCCAATATTGAAAATTTGGCCACCAGCACCTCCAGCACCACCACCTGACATACGACGCATTAAGAAAATCCAAATACCGATAATTAAAACAAATGGTAATAGAGTGATTAATAAATCTCCAATTACGTTTTGCTCTGTTTTGTATTCTCTTGTAGTGGTAAGGTTGTTTTCTGCGACAATTTGATCGAACTTATTTTCAAAATTGCTCAAATCACCCAATTCAAATTTGTATTGAGGAATTTCACTACTTGCACCGCTTGAAATAAGCGAGTTGTCTCCGCGTACATCTTTATGAGCTTCTTTTTCAAGTGCTTCAGGGGTTAGGTATATTTTAGCTTCCCTTTTGTTAACAACTACAACTCTAGCTACATCACCATTTCTTAGAAATTCTTCAAATTTAGCTTGAGATGTTTCTTTGGGTTGGTACCACATTCCTCCTCCGGAGAAAAAGTTCATTCCGAAGATGAAAAGTAGTAGGATAGCATATATCCAATAAGCTGAAAACTTAGGTCTTTTATTTTGTTTTTCTTTTGTCATGTCTAATAATTAGTTTGAATAGAGGTTACTTTGGCATCTCCCCAAAGGCCTTCAATGTCATAATATTCTCTTACATGTTTTTGAAAAACATGTACCACCACATCCACATAGTCCATTAATACCCACTCGGCATTGTCCGTTCCTTCAACATGCCAAGGTTTGTCTTTGGTTTCTCTGCTTACAATTTTTTGGATGGAATTTACAATGGCATTAACCTGTGTGTTAGAGGAACCATTGCATATAATGAAATAGTCGCAAACCGTATTTTCTATCTCTCTTAGGTCAAGAATATCTATATCTTTCCCCTTTACCTCTTCTATGCCTTTTAAGATAACAGCAATTAATTGATCTGCACTACCGCTCTTTTTTACCATTAATTTTAATTATTTTGCACAAAGTTATTATTTTTTTGGTTTCATAACCATTGGATTTAACAATACGTTATAACCAAAACCAATTTTCTTTCTATGCACATCGTCAAACTTAATGCCATTGATTCTACAAATACCTATTTGCGGCAATTTGCCATGCAATATCCTTTGCAGGATTATACAGTGATTTACACAGACGAACAACTGTCAGGACGTGGGCAAATGGGAACAATATGGATTTCTCAACCTGGCAAAAACCTTACGTTTAGTGTGTTGAAACACTTTAAAGGGTTTCCCTTGGAACAACTTTTTTTTGTCAACATGAAAGTTTCTTTGGCAGTATTTAAGACATTGAGGCAGTTGAATATTCCCGATGTACATATAAAGTGGCCAAACGACATTTTGTCAGCCAATGCTAAGATTGGGGGTGTATTGATTGAAAATTCGGTTAAGAATGCTACCACATTTGAGAGTATTATTGGAATTGGACTTAATGTAAACCAAATAGAATTTAATGGTCTTCAGAGTGTTTCCTCGTTACAACGCATTACAGGGAAAACTTTTGACCTTGATGAATTACTACATCACTTAGTTTCAGCATTGATCAGTGAGTTGGATGATTATTCTCAGTGGGATTTGGAAGTTCTGCAGCAGGAATATGAAGCTCAATTGTTTCGAATTAATAAGCCATCAACTTTTAAAAAGCAGGATGGTAGTTTGATCATGGGATTTATTCGTGGTGTCTCAGAGACTGGTAAACTGATTGTGGAGCTTGAAGATGCTATTTTTCAAGAGTTTGATTTAAAGGAAGTGAAATTGTTGTATTAAAAAAGCCCAGATTTATCTGGGCTTTTAATATCATATTAAGGGATGGTGTTTATAAGTTTTTCATTTTCTCAACCAAGGTGCCAATGAAGTTGGTGATAGGACCTTTTACCATCATTGCCATCATTGGGTTAAATGAACCTTCAAATTGAAGTTGAGCATCAGTTTGCTCTCCTAAAGCATCAAGATTTGCTGTTAAAGTAAAAGGAAGTTTATCACTAGCAGCACCTAATACAACTTTAGAGTGGGGAGTTGATTCCTTCAATTCCAAAACTATCTCCGGCATCCCTTTAAGCGCAAATAAGAAACGTTTATCGCTCAGGACTTCGAATTTACTAATGTTATCTGGCATCAATTTTTCAAAGTTTTTGATGTCAGTTAGTAATGTATATAGCTCTTCAGCTGATTTTGGTACTGTTATTTTAGGACTTTCTATATTCATTTTTTTATCACTAAATTGTTAGGTATTATTTCCAATCAGCAGGATTGGTCCGCCAAGTTTTTAAAATAGCTACGTCTTCTTCGTTGATGTACTTGGTGTCCATGGCCTGTTCTAGTAAATGGTCATAGTTGCTCAAGGTATAGACACTCAGATTTTCTTTGGAAAAATTTTCTTCTGCAACAGCAAACCCATAAGAGAAAATGGCAATCATTCCTTTTACATTGGCACCTTGTGCTTTAAGTGCGGTTACCGCATTAAGACTACTTTTTCCGGTACTAATAAGATCTTCTACGACTACTACATTTTGACCCTTATCAAGAAAACCTTCAACCTGGTTTTCGCGACCATGCTTTTTAGGTTCAGGTCTAACGTATACAAAAGGAAGTCCCATATACTCCGCAACGAGCATTCCAATGCCTATGGCTCCTGTGGCAACTCCTGCAATTACATCTGGTTTACCAAATGTTTTTTCCAGTTGTTTAGCCATGTTTTCGCGCACATAATTACGAATAGGTGGAAATGAAAGTATGATTCTATTGTCGCAATAGATAGGGGATTTCCAGCCTGATGCCCATGTAAAAGAATTTTTGGGATTCAACTTTATTGCATTAATTTGCAATAATAGCTCGGCTGTTTTTTTGGCTGTGTTCTTTTCTAAAATCATGACGCAAATGTATGAAGTTTTTATAAACGAACGACCCATCATTTTGACAAATACACTTGTCAAAGAAACCGATTTCAAACAATACCTTCTTGAAGACGCTCGGGTTGAATACATTATAAAGCAGCTTTCCAAGGGTAAAATAAAAGCGGCTCACTTGTATCATCCAGATGAACAACAATTGTTAAAGCGATTTAAAAATAAAATTCCCATTGTAGTGGCAGCCGGAGGGCTTGTAACCAATCCGGAAGGTCAGGTGCTTTTTATAAAAAGAAATGGAAAATGGGATTTACCAAAAGGAAAGCTAGATAAGGGAGAGACCATTGAGGAAGCCGCTTTACGGGAAGTTGAAGAAGAGACGGGTGTTAAAAAGCTTAAGCTGGGAGAATTCATAGGCAGAACCTACCATATCTTTAAACGTAATGGTGATTACAAGCTAAAAG harbors:
- the ftsH gene encoding ATP-dependent zinc metalloprotease FtsH; translation: MTKEKQNKRPKFSAYWIYAILLLFIFGMNFFSGGGMWYQPKETSQAKFEEFLRNGDVARVVVVNKREAKIYLTPEALEKEAHKDVRGDNSLISSGASSEIPQYKFELGDLSNFENKFDQIVAENNLTTTREYKTEQNVIGDLLITLLPFVLIIGIWIFLMRRMSGGGAGGAGGQIFNIGKSKAKLFDEKNDTKVTFKDVAGLEGAKEEVQEIVEFLKQPEKYTSLGGKIPKGALLVGPPGTGKTLLAKAVAGEARVPFFSLSGSDFVEMFVGVGASRVRDLFKQAKEKSPAIIFIDEIDAIGRARGKNNFTGSNDERENTLNQLLTEMDGFGTNTNVIVLAATNRADVLDKALMRAGRFDRQIYVDLPDLNERKEIFEVHLRPIKTSETLDLDFLSKQTPGFSGADIANVCNEAALIAARKGKKAVDRQDFLDAVDRIVGGLEKKNKIITPDEKKTIAFHEAGHATVSWMLEHAAPLVKVTIVPRGQSLGAAWYLPEERQIVRTEQMLDEMCATLGGRAAEKVMFNKISTGALSDLEKVTRQARAMVTIYGLNDKIGNLTYYDSTGQSEYNFSKPYSEETAQIIDKEISTIIESQYERAVQLLEDNKDKLTELANLLLEREVIFKDDLETIFGERNFNQEEPQQESVTE
- the rsfS gene encoding ribosome silencing factor, which encodes MVKKSGSADQLIAVILKGIEEVKGKDIDILDLREIENTVCDYFIICNGSSNTQVNAIVNSIQKIVSRETKDKPWHVEGTDNAEWVLMDYVDVVVHVFQKHVREYYDIEGLWGDAKVTSIQTNY
- a CDS encoding biotin--[acetyl-CoA-carboxylase] ligase yields the protein MHIVKLNAIDSTNTYLRQFAMQYPLQDYTVIYTDEQLSGRGQMGTIWISQPGKNLTFSVLKHFKGFPLEQLFFVNMKVSLAVFKTLRQLNIPDVHIKWPNDILSANAKIGGVLIENSVKNATTFESIIGIGLNVNQIEFNGLQSVSSLQRITGKTFDLDELLHHLVSALISELDDYSQWDLEVLQQEYEAQLFRINKPSTFKKQDGSLIMGFIRGVSETGKLIVELEDAIFQEFDLKEVKLLY
- a CDS encoding orotate phosphoribosyltransferase, producing the protein MNIESPKITVPKSAEELYTLLTDIKNFEKLMPDNISKFEVLSDKRFLFALKGMPEIVLELKESTPHSKVVLGAASDKLPFTLTANLDALGEQTDAQLQFEGSFNPMMAMMVKGPITNFIGTLVEKMKNL
- the pyrE gene encoding orotate phosphoribosyltransferase — translated: MILEKNTAKKTAELLLQINAIKLNPKNSFTWASGWKSPIYCDNRIILSFPPIRNYVRENMAKQLEKTFGKPDVIAGVATGAIGIGMLVAEYMGLPFVYVRPEPKKHGRENQVEGFLDKGQNVVVVEDLISTGKSSLNAVTALKAQGANVKGMIAIFSYGFAVAEENFSKENLSVYTLSNYDHLLEQAMDTKYINEEDVAILKTWRTNPADWK
- a CDS encoding NUDIX hydrolase, yielding MYEVFINERPIILTNTLVKETDFKQYLLEDARVEYIIKQLSKGKIKAAHLYHPDEQQLLKRFKNKIPIVVAAGGLVTNPEGQVLFIKRNGKWDLPKGKLDKGETIEEAALREVEEETGVKKLKLGEFIGRTYHIFKRNGDYKLKETYWYKMTTNYKGKLVAQCDEGIEEVVWKTQDQIPVALKYSYANIRRLFQ